One genomic region from Equus asinus isolate D_3611 breed Donkey chromosome 8, EquAss-T2T_v2, whole genome shotgun sequence encodes:
- the PGBD1 gene encoding piggyBac transposable element-derived protein 1 isoform X2, with the protein MDEAFPGPAPKNGDSFVTMKEEDATWEQMSSSRERSSHTQELCRLRFRQLCYQEVTGPREALAQLRELCHQWLRPEIRTKEQILELLVLEQFMTILPEDLQASVQACPLENGEEVVTALENLETDAGDTGEQAPVYTQGRDMHLLVTEYQGASLECQSVQFLPGVTTLKCEPPELPQENPQEVSGPAPQGPAPLQEENPRDKAAVAEIHLARSQVSVKTEEEETQALVPEERPHLSLAQRNLCGNLAQEKITNLSLMTEEVVTEDGLFSAKQETSEEMEQGAEVSGIPNRDCTSQVPCSTPVPTERTVAHLNTLKDRHPGDLWARMHISSLEYAAGDITRKGRKKDKARVSELLQGLAFSGDSDVEEDNEPETQPAPKKLKVFSVPEKNWTKRDIKPNFPNWSALDSGLLNLKSEKLNPVELFELFFDDETFNLIVNETNNYASQKNVNLKVTVQEMRCVFGVLLLSGFVRRPRRGMYWEISDADQNLVRDAIRRDRFELIFSCLHFADNSHLDQKDKFTKLRPLIKQMNKNFLLYAPLEEYYYFDKTMCECFDSDQFLNGKPIRIGYKIWCGTTTQGYVVWFEPYQEESTMMADRDLDLGLGGNLVMNFADVLLERGQYPYHLCFDSFFTSVKLVSALKKKGVRATGTIRENRTEKCPLMNTEHMKKMKKGYFDFRVEENDEIILCRWHGDGIISLCSNAVGIEPVNEISCLADDDEESPQISQPSIVKLYDECREGVAKMDQIISKYKVRIRSKKWYSILVSYMIDVAMNNAWQLHRACNPGASLDLFDFWRYVAHFYLEHNANLSD; encoded by the exons ATGGATGAAGCTTTCCCGGGCCCTGCTCCTAAAAATGGAGACAGCTTTGTGACAATGAAGGAGGAAGATGCCACATGGGAGCAGATGTCCAGCTCAAGGGAACGTAGCTCCCACACTCAGGAGCTTTGCCGCCTGCGCTTCCGGCAGCTCTGCTACCAGGAGGTAACCGGGCCCCGGGAGGCTCTGGCCCAGCTCCGAGAACTTTGCCATCAGTGGCTGAGGCCGGAAATACGCACCAAGGAGCAGATCCTGGAGCTGCTGGTGTTGGAGCAGTTCATGACCATCCTGCCCGAGGATCTCCAGGCCTCTGTGCAGGCATGTCCTCTGGAGAATGGGGAGGAGGTGGTGACAGCGCTGGAGAATCTAGAGACAGACGCAGGAGACACAGGAGAGCAG GCCCCTGTCTACACTCAGGGACGGGACATGCACCTACTGGTGACAGAATATCAAGGAGCTTCTTTGGAGTGTCAGAGCGTCCAGTTCCTGCCTGGGGTAACCACCCTGAAGTGTGAACCTCCAGAGCTCCCCCAAGAGAACCCCCAAGAAGTGAGTG GGCCTGCTCCccagggaccagccccactcCAGGAAGAAAATCCCAGAGACAAGGCAGCTGTAGCTGAGATCCATTTAGCCAGGTCCCAG GTATCAGTAAAGACTGAGGAGGAAGAAACCCAGGCCCTTGTCCCAGAGGAACGGCCACATCTGAGTTTGGCTCAGAGGAACCTCTGTGGGAACTTAGCTCAGGAGAAGATTACAAACCTCAGTCTGATGA ctGAAGAAGTTGTAACTGAAGATGGATTGTTCAGCGCAAAGCAAGAAACTTCTGAGGAAATGGAACAAGGTGCTGAGGTGTCAGGAATACCCAATAG agaTTGCACATCCCAAGTCCCTTGTAGTACTCCCGTCCCTACTGAAAGGACGGTTGCACATTTGAATACCCTGAAGGACCGTCACCCGGGTGACTTGTGGGCCCGGATGCACATCTCATCCTTGGAATATGCTGCAGGAGACATTACccgaaaagggagaaaaaaagacaaagctcGAGTGAGTGAACTGCTCCAAGGCCTGGCATTTTCTGGTGACTCAGATGTGGAAGAAGACAATGAGCCTGAGACCCAGCCTGCTCCAAAAAAGCTAAAGGTATTCAGTGTCCCAGAGAAGAATTGGACCAAAAGAGACATTAAACCCAACTTTCCAAACTGGTCAGCACTGGATTCTGGACTTTTGAATCTCAAGAGTGAAAAGTTGAACCCAGTAGAgctctttgaattattttttgatgATGAGACATTCAACTTGATTGTCAATGAAACCAATAATTATGCTTCTCAGAAAAATGTCAACTTGAAAGTCACAGTTCAGGAAATGAGGTGTGTGTTTGGTGTCCTGCTTTTGAGTGGGTTTGTGAGGCGTCCCAGAAGGGGCATGTACTGGGAAATCTCTGATGCCGATCAGAACCTGGTTAGAGATGCAATTAGAAGGGACAGATTTGAATTGATTTTCTCATGCCTGCATTTTGCAGATAATAGCCACTTAGACCAAAAAGATAAGTTTACAAAGTTGAGGCCTCTCataaagcaaatgaataaaaacttcCTCCTGTATGCTCCTCTAGAAGAATACTATTATTTTGATAAGACAATGTGTGAATGCTTTGATAGTGACCAATTCTTGAATGGGAAACCTATTAGAATTGGCTATAAAATTTGGTGTGGTACAACCACACAGGGTTATGTGGTTTGGTTTGAACCCTATCAAGAAGAATCAACTATGATGGCAGATAGGGATCTTGATCTTGGTTTAGGTGGAAATCTAGTGATGAATTTTGCTGATGTTCTTTTAGAGAGAGGTCAGTACCCCTATCATCTGTGTTTTGACAGCTTCTTTACAAGTGTCAAATTGGTGTCAGCCTTGAAGAAGAAAGGGGTAAGGGCAACAGGAACAATTCGTGAGAACAGGACTGAAAAATGTCCCCTTATGAATACAgaacatatgaaaaaaatgaagaaggggTATTTTGATTTCCGAGTGGAAGAAAATGATGAGATAATTCTGTGTCGTTGGCATGGTGATGGCATTATCAGTCTGTGCTCGAACGCTGTTGGCATAGAGCCAGTCAATGAGATAAGTTGTCTTGCAGATGATGATGAGGAGAGCCCTCAGATAAGTCAGCCATCCATAGTGAAATTGTATGATGAATGCAGGGAAGGTGTAGCTAAAATGGATCAAATCATTTCCAAGTATAAGGTGAGAATAAGAAGCAAGAAATGGTACTCAATTTTGGTGAGCTATATGATTGATGTAGCCATGAACAATGCGTGGCAGCTACACAGAGCCTGCAACCCAGGTGCCTCTCTAGACCTCTTCGATTTTTGGAGATACGTTGCACATTTCTACTTGGAACACAATGCTAATCTGTCAGATTAA
- the PGBD1 gene encoding piggyBac transposable element-derived protein 1 isoform X1 → MDEAFPGPAPKNGDSFVTMKEEDATWEQMSSSRERSSHTQELCRLRFRQLCYQEVTGPREALAQLRELCHQWLRPEIRTKEQILELLVLEQFMTILPEDLQASVQACPLENGEEVVTALENLETDAGDTGEQAPVYTQGRDMHLLVTEYQGASLECQSVQFLPGVTTLKCEPPELPQENPQEAKAEPVGTCLPLWCGPYCSPDLRIVLHGENQGASWPKGPAPQGPAPLQEENPRDKAAVAEIHLARSQVSVKTEEEETQALVPEERPHLSLAQRNLCGNLAQEKITNLSLMTEEVVTEDGLFSAKQETSEEMEQGAEVSGIPNRDCTSQVPCSTPVPTERTVAHLNTLKDRHPGDLWARMHISSLEYAAGDITRKGRKKDKARVSELLQGLAFSGDSDVEEDNEPETQPAPKKLKVFSVPEKNWTKRDIKPNFPNWSALDSGLLNLKSEKLNPVELFELFFDDETFNLIVNETNNYASQKNVNLKVTVQEMRCVFGVLLLSGFVRRPRRGMYWEISDADQNLVRDAIRRDRFELIFSCLHFADNSHLDQKDKFTKLRPLIKQMNKNFLLYAPLEEYYYFDKTMCECFDSDQFLNGKPIRIGYKIWCGTTTQGYVVWFEPYQEESTMMADRDLDLGLGGNLVMNFADVLLERGQYPYHLCFDSFFTSVKLVSALKKKGVRATGTIRENRTEKCPLMNTEHMKKMKKGYFDFRVEENDEIILCRWHGDGIISLCSNAVGIEPVNEISCLADDDEESPQISQPSIVKLYDECREGVAKMDQIISKYKVRIRSKKWYSILVSYMIDVAMNNAWQLHRACNPGASLDLFDFWRYVAHFYLEHNANLSD, encoded by the exons ATGGATGAAGCTTTCCCGGGCCCTGCTCCTAAAAATGGAGACAGCTTTGTGACAATGAAGGAGGAAGATGCCACATGGGAGCAGATGTCCAGCTCAAGGGAACGTAGCTCCCACACTCAGGAGCTTTGCCGCCTGCGCTTCCGGCAGCTCTGCTACCAGGAGGTAACCGGGCCCCGGGAGGCTCTGGCCCAGCTCCGAGAACTTTGCCATCAGTGGCTGAGGCCGGAAATACGCACCAAGGAGCAGATCCTGGAGCTGCTGGTGTTGGAGCAGTTCATGACCATCCTGCCCGAGGATCTCCAGGCCTCTGTGCAGGCATGTCCTCTGGAGAATGGGGAGGAGGTGGTGACAGCGCTGGAGAATCTAGAGACAGACGCAGGAGACACAGGAGAGCAG GCCCCTGTCTACACTCAGGGACGGGACATGCACCTACTGGTGACAGAATATCAAGGAGCTTCTTTGGAGTGTCAGAGCGTCCAGTTCCTGCCTGGGGTAACCACCCTGAAGTGTGAACCTCCAGAGCTCCCCCAAGAGAACCCCCAAGAA GCCAAAGCTGAGCCTGTGGGAACGTGCCTGCCTTTGTGGTGTGGTCCCTACTGCAGCCCAGATCTCAGGATTGTCCTTCACGGTGAAAACCAGGGAGCATCATGGCCTAAAG GGCCTGCTCCccagggaccagccccactcCAGGAAGAAAATCCCAGAGACAAGGCAGCTGTAGCTGAGATCCATTTAGCCAGGTCCCAG GTATCAGTAAAGACTGAGGAGGAAGAAACCCAGGCCCTTGTCCCAGAGGAACGGCCACATCTGAGTTTGGCTCAGAGGAACCTCTGTGGGAACTTAGCTCAGGAGAAGATTACAAACCTCAGTCTGATGA ctGAAGAAGTTGTAACTGAAGATGGATTGTTCAGCGCAAAGCAAGAAACTTCTGAGGAAATGGAACAAGGTGCTGAGGTGTCAGGAATACCCAATAG agaTTGCACATCCCAAGTCCCTTGTAGTACTCCCGTCCCTACTGAAAGGACGGTTGCACATTTGAATACCCTGAAGGACCGTCACCCGGGTGACTTGTGGGCCCGGATGCACATCTCATCCTTGGAATATGCTGCAGGAGACATTACccgaaaagggagaaaaaaagacaaagctcGAGTGAGTGAACTGCTCCAAGGCCTGGCATTTTCTGGTGACTCAGATGTGGAAGAAGACAATGAGCCTGAGACCCAGCCTGCTCCAAAAAAGCTAAAGGTATTCAGTGTCCCAGAGAAGAATTGGACCAAAAGAGACATTAAACCCAACTTTCCAAACTGGTCAGCACTGGATTCTGGACTTTTGAATCTCAAGAGTGAAAAGTTGAACCCAGTAGAgctctttgaattattttttgatgATGAGACATTCAACTTGATTGTCAATGAAACCAATAATTATGCTTCTCAGAAAAATGTCAACTTGAAAGTCACAGTTCAGGAAATGAGGTGTGTGTTTGGTGTCCTGCTTTTGAGTGGGTTTGTGAGGCGTCCCAGAAGGGGCATGTACTGGGAAATCTCTGATGCCGATCAGAACCTGGTTAGAGATGCAATTAGAAGGGACAGATTTGAATTGATTTTCTCATGCCTGCATTTTGCAGATAATAGCCACTTAGACCAAAAAGATAAGTTTACAAAGTTGAGGCCTCTCataaagcaaatgaataaaaacttcCTCCTGTATGCTCCTCTAGAAGAATACTATTATTTTGATAAGACAATGTGTGAATGCTTTGATAGTGACCAATTCTTGAATGGGAAACCTATTAGAATTGGCTATAAAATTTGGTGTGGTACAACCACACAGGGTTATGTGGTTTGGTTTGAACCCTATCAAGAAGAATCAACTATGATGGCAGATAGGGATCTTGATCTTGGTTTAGGTGGAAATCTAGTGATGAATTTTGCTGATGTTCTTTTAGAGAGAGGTCAGTACCCCTATCATCTGTGTTTTGACAGCTTCTTTACAAGTGTCAAATTGGTGTCAGCCTTGAAGAAGAAAGGGGTAAGGGCAACAGGAACAATTCGTGAGAACAGGACTGAAAAATGTCCCCTTATGAATACAgaacatatgaaaaaaatgaagaaggggTATTTTGATTTCCGAGTGGAAGAAAATGATGAGATAATTCTGTGTCGTTGGCATGGTGATGGCATTATCAGTCTGTGCTCGAACGCTGTTGGCATAGAGCCAGTCAATGAGATAAGTTGTCTTGCAGATGATGATGAGGAGAGCCCTCAGATAAGTCAGCCATCCATAGTGAAATTGTATGATGAATGCAGGGAAGGTGTAGCTAAAATGGATCAAATCATTTCCAAGTATAAGGTGAGAATAAGAAGCAAGAAATGGTACTCAATTTTGGTGAGCTATATGATTGATGTAGCCATGAACAATGCGTGGCAGCTACACAGAGCCTGCAACCCAGGTGCCTCTCTAGACCTCTTCGATTTTTGGAGATACGTTGCACATTTCTACTTGGAACACAATGCTAATCTGTCAGATTAA
- the LOC139045871 gene encoding uncharacterized protein — translation MPVAKTLWRAQKVSYRDCTQHLALGIQWALSKCVSNCWLMDQKFKERAQQRRGRPRERLACERGGRALQSREAPASLRRARGAAPRGATGTRPRSPQPGLAEGGGGGRGLLLPPAAESRRPAVPCLSRNAAARLSGAPGRLLPPPVPTQDSQPPDPRPIRTTQARPSTMEVISIKKHQDVQTSQECQICFLLAICYLDTLQKPLKPNMPK, via the exons ATGCCAGTAGCCAAGACACTGTGGCGGGCCCAGAAGGTATCTTACCGAGATTGCACTCAGCACCTAGCGCTCGGCATACAGTGGGCACTCAGTAAGTGCGTGTCTAATTGCTGGTTAATGGACCAAAAGTTCAAGGAACGTGCACAACAAAGACGTGGCCGACCTCGTGAAAGGCTCGCATGCGAGCGCGGAGGCCGGGCTCTCCAAAGTCGGGAGGCGCCCGCCAGCCTCCGCAGAGCCCGGGGCGCGGCGCCGCGCGGGGCCACCGGGACTCGCCCGCGCTCCCCGCAGCCGGGGCTGgcggagggagggggcgggggccgaGGGCTTCTCCTCCCGCCCGCAGCCGAGTCCCGGCGTCCGGCCGTGCCGTGCCTCTCTAGGAACGCGGCCGCGCGTCTCTCTGGTGCCCCGGGCCGACTCCTGCCGCCACCCGTCCCGACTCAGGACTCTCAGCCGCCAGACCCCAGGCCCATCCGGACGACCCAAGCACGCCCTTCAACTATGGAagtcatttcaattaaaaaacaccAAGACG TCCAGACATCTCAAGAGTGCCAGATCTGTTTCCTCTTGGCTATCTGCTACCTGGATACCTTACAGAAGCCTCTCAAACCCAACATGCCAAAATGA